A portion of the Tenacibaculum todarodis genome contains these proteins:
- a CDS encoding cyclase family protein, translating to MKAIIEYNSRKIEVNISNPIDISIPIDVSKENVNAWYIEDPKIFPEEMDGEKIKVSEGAVVNFNNIHFNPHSHVTHTECVGHITEEVHSVNKNLKYYIFLAEVVTIAPLFHNGDFIIGVKQLSNALRNKKRDAIVIRTLPNLEDKKSMRYSNTNPTYLSEKAAIYLREKGIKHLLIDLPSVDKEKDDGNLLSHNAFWNTAGKLRMDATITEFIYVPNSVEDGEYLLNLMIAPFENDATPSKPILYKIIK from the coding sequence ATGAAAGCGATAATAGAATATAACTCTAGAAAAATTGAAGTAAATATATCTAATCCAATAGATATTTCAATTCCTATAGATGTTTCAAAGGAAAATGTAAATGCTTGGTACATAGAAGATCCAAAAATTTTTCCTGAAGAAATGGATGGAGAAAAGATAAAAGTTTCAGAAGGAGCTGTTGTTAATTTTAATAATATTCATTTTAATCCACATTCTCATGTTACACATACAGAATGTGTTGGTCATATAACTGAAGAAGTACATTCTGTAAATAAAAATTTAAAATATTACATCTTTCTAGCGGAAGTAGTTACGATTGCACCTTTGTTTCATAATGGAGATTTTATTATTGGAGTTAAACAGTTGAGTAATGCTTTGAGAAATAAAAAACGAGATGCGATTGTAATAAGAACTTTACCCAACTTAGAAGATAAAAAGAGTATGAGATATTCTAATACAAATCCAACTTATTTGTCTGAAAAAGCAGCTATTTATTTAAGAGAAAAAGGAATAAAACATTTATTAATTGACTTACCATCTGTAGACAAGGAAAAAGATGATGGTAACCTTTTATCTCATAATGCTTTCTGGAATACCGCAGGTAAATTAAGAATGGATGCTACTATAACGGAGTTTATTTATGTGCCAAATTCAGTAGAAGATGGTGAGTATTTATTAAATTTAATGATTGCGCCTTTTGAAAATGATGCAACACCAAGTAAGCCTATTTTATATAAGATTATAAAATAA
- a CDS encoding alpha/beta fold hydrolase — protein sequence MKKNSKKKYLFYAILIGLILLIKGAVYSDISVEVLKEKYANEHSKFVEIDGMQVHYRDEGKGMPIVLIHGTGASLHTWDYWASKLKEKHRVVRMDLPAFGLTGANSNGDYSIENYTNFLTKFLHKAELDSMYLVGNSLGGNIAWNFTAENPEAVKKLVLVDASGLPTNKPQPWIFKMAKTPIVNSMFLYVTPRAVIKDNIEQVYEDDSKISEDLITRYHEMALREGNRKAFIDRAKTDFKLGDNSNLEKLKSIKNKTLLIWGENDNWIPLDNGKRMDSLMPNSKLIIVKNSGHVPMEESPKESLLLFEDFINN from the coding sequence ATGAAGAAAAATTCTAAAAAGAAATATCTTTTCTATGCAATTCTTATTGGTCTAATCCTGTTGATAAAAGGAGCTGTTTATTCTGATATTTCTGTTGAAGTTTTAAAAGAGAAATATGCAAATGAACATTCGAAATTTGTAGAAATTGATGGTATGCAAGTGCATTACAGAGACGAAGGAAAAGGAATGCCAATTGTGTTAATTCATGGAACCGGAGCGTCTTTACATACTTGGGATTATTGGGCTTCAAAATTGAAAGAGAAGCACAGAGTTGTAAGAATGGATTTACCAGCTTTTGGTTTAACGGGAGCAAATTCTAACGGAGATTATTCAATAGAAAATTACACTAATTTTTTAACTAAATTTCTACATAAAGCTGAATTAGATAGTATGTATTTAGTTGGGAATTCTTTGGGAGGAAATATTGCTTGGAATTTTACTGCTGAAAATCCTGAGGCTGTTAAGAAATTAGTTTTAGTTGACGCATCAGGTTTGCCAACAAATAAACCGCAACCATGGATTTTTAAAATGGCAAAAACGCCTATTGTAAATTCAATGTTTTTATATGTAACTCCAAGAGCTGTTATTAAAGATAATATTGAGCAAGTTTATGAAGATGATTCAAAAATTTCTGAAGATTTAATTACGCGTTATCATGAAATGGCTTTAAGAGAAGGGAATAGAAAAGCCTTTATTGATAGGGCTAAAACCGATTTTAAATTAGGAGATAATTCAAATTTAGAAAAGTTGAAAAGTATCAAAAATAAAACTTTATTAATTTGGGGAGAAAATGACAATTGGATTCCGCTAGATAATGGAAAAAGAATGGATAGTTTAATGCCAAATTCTAAATTAATAATAGTAAAAAACTCAGGTCATGTTCCAATGGAGGAAAGTCCAAAAGAAAGTCTATTACTATTTGAAGATTTTATAAATAATTAA
- the lipB gene encoding lipoyl(octanoyl) transferase LipB, which yields MNKNIHLKDLSQKDYKDTWDYQTVLLQETVNIKFDNRKNEQKKPTQNHFLFVEHPHVYTLGKSGDLSNLLLNEKQLEEKGAVFYKINRGGDITYHGPGQIVGYPILDLENFFTDIHKYLRLLEEVIILTIAEYGLKGERSEGETGVWLDVGTPFARKICAMGIRSSRWVTMHGFALNANTNLGYFDNIIPCGIKGKAVTSMEAELGTKVNAEEVKLKILKHFKVLFEVDKFIQN from the coding sequence ATGAATAAAAACATCCACTTAAAAGATTTATCTCAAAAAGATTACAAAGACACTTGGGATTACCAAACAGTTTTACTACAAGAAACAGTAAATATTAAGTTTGATAACCGTAAAAACGAGCAAAAAAAACCAACTCAAAATCACTTTCTTTTTGTTGAGCATCCACACGTTTACACTCTTGGTAAAAGCGGAGATTTAAGTAATCTTTTATTAAATGAAAAACAACTTGAAGAAAAAGGCGCTGTTTTCTATAAAATAAATCGTGGTGGTGATATTACTTATCATGGTCCTGGGCAAATAGTTGGGTATCCTATTTTGGATTTAGAAAATTTTTTTACAGATATTCATAAATACCTTCGTTTACTTGAAGAAGTTATCATTTTAACCATTGCTGAATACGGTTTAAAAGGCGAAAGAAGCGAAGGAGAAACCGGAGTTTGGCTAGATGTAGGAACACCTTTTGCTCGTAAAATCTGTGCCATGGGAATTAGATCAAGTAGATGGGTAACCATGCATGGATTTGCATTAAACGCAAACACAAATCTCGGCTATTTTGATAATATTATTCCATGTGGAATTAAAGGTAAAGCTGTAACTTCAATGGAAGCAGAACTTGGCACAAAAGTAAACGCAGAAGAAGTAAAATTAAAAATTTTAAAACACTTTAAAGTGCTTTTTGAGGTTGACAAGTTTATCCAGAATTAA